The window GGAGACCTTCCGGGCGCTCATTCGCGAGATGGGTGGCGAGCCGATGGGCGACATGCCGTCGAAGGAGCGTGGGTACGGCATCGCCAACGGCGGCGCGATCATCCATGAACTGGGGTGCGTGCGCATGGGGGCCACCGCCAGGGACTCGGCGCTGAATGCCCATTGCCAGGCGTGGGATTGCAAGAACCTGTTTGTCACTGACGGCGGCTCGTTTGTGTCACAAGCCGACAAGAACCCGACATGGACGATCCTGGCGCTGGCTTGGCGCACGGCGGACTACATCACGCAACAGCGGAAGGCGGGGGCGATATGAGGGAAGCAGATCAACAGCCAGGGCGAAGCACGAGCGGCACGGGGGTGGCGCGGCGCGATGTGCTGCGCATCCTTGCGGCGGCCCCGTTGGCGGTGTTCGCGATTGCGTGCGAGGACGTGGACCGGGCCGCGCAACATGCGAGCGATTCCCTCGCACAGGCGGCGAAGGACGGCGTGCCCTATGTGCCGCAGTTCTACACGGCGACGGAGTTCGCCCTCGCGCGGGTGCTTGCGGACCGCATCCTGCCTGCAGATGAACGCTCGGGGTCGGCAAGTGACGCGGGCGTCCCGGAGTTCCTGGACTTCCTCATGACGGCGTATCCCGACATGCAGGAGCCCATGCGCAAGGGACTTGCCTGGATGGACGACGCGACGCAGTCGCGCTTCCAGAAGACCTTCGTGGCCTGTTCGCCGGAGGAGCAGTCCGCCCTCCTGGACGAGATTGCGTACCCAAAGCGCGCAGCGGACAAGGTGAAAGACGGCGTCACCTTCTTCTCCCGTTTTCGCGACCTCACCGCCTCCGGCTTCTGGTCGAGCCGCATCGGCGTGAAGGACCTCCAGTACTTGGGGAACGTGCCGCAGACTTCATGGACCGGGTGTCCCCCGGAAGCGCTCGCCAAGCTCGGCGTCAGTTACACATGACCTGTGGCTCATGGACGCGGAGTCCCCGATCGTGACGGTGCCGCAGGCCGAGGTGGACCGCGCCATCTGCGAGACGCTTGCGCAGTGGGGCATTGCGTACACGCGGTTCGATCATCCGCCGGTCTTCACCTGCGCGGAGGCGGACGTTCATGTGCCGAGCGCTGCCGATGCGCTGCAGACGAAGAATCTCTTCCTGCGCGACAAGAAGGGGGGGCGGCACTGGCTGGTCATCACCTCGTGCGAGAAGCGGGTGGACATCCGGGCGCTGGGGGATCAGCTGGGAGTCGGTCGCCTGTCGTTCGGTTCGCCCGAACGTCTCATGAAGTACCTGGGCGTGACGCCGGGGGCAGTGACCCTCCTCGCCCTCGCCCATCCCGGGGCGCGAGAGGTGGAGTTGGTGGTCGACGCTGCCGCGCGCGACGTCCCGTGGCGATGCCACCCCATGGTGAACACGGCGACCCTGGTGCTTGATCCGGCCGCGTGCGCCGCTTTCCTCGCGCGGACCGGCCACGTTCCCGGTTACCACGCGATCCCGGAGCTCGACGCTTCCGGGAGTTGACCGAGTGTCGCGCTCGGAGGTAGCGGGCGCGGCGATGTGGCCGCACACTTGAGATGCCCTGCGATGGCCGGTTCTCCCTACCCTCACCAAGATCTGTGAGCCTCATGCGCCTGTTCCGATCACTGTTGCTTGGTCTTGCCTTCGCCCTGCCAGTCGTCGTTGTGGCACAGGCGCGGCCCCTCGCCCCCGCCGACATCTTTGCGCTGGCCTACGCTGCCGACCCGCAGGTCAGCGGCGATGGGCAGTGGGTGGCCTATGTGCGGCAATGGAGTGACCCGTCGACCGACCGACGGCACAGCAACATCTGGTTGGTCAAGGCGGATGGCTCCGACCACCGCCCGCTCACCGGCGGCACCTTCACGGAACACTCCCCGCGCTGGTCCCCGGACGGCACCCGCCTCCTGTACATCTCGAACCGGGGCGGGTCGCCCCAGCTGTATGTCCGCTACATGTCAACGGGAGAGGCGTTCCCCGTGACAAACACGCGACAGCCGCCGGGCAGCCCGGTGTGGTCCGCCGACGGGACGCAGGTCGCCTATCTCGCCCTGGTGCCCAAGCCACCGCTGGTGATCGGGACGCCGCTGACGCCACCGCCGGGTGCACAGTGGGCGGCGCCGCCCAAGTACACCGAGAACCTCGTCTTTCGCTTCGACGGCGTCGGTGAAGTGCCGACAGGGTTCGTGCACGCGTTTGTGGTCGCCGCGACGGGCGGGGCACCACGCCAGGTCACCAGTGGTGACTTCAACCACGGCGGCACCCCGTATGGCGGCGGGTCGCTCGCATGGACACCGGATGGCAGCGAGCTCGTCCTCCCGGCACGTCGCGGTGAACGTCCGGAGTGGAACGCCCGCGAGAGCGACCTCTTCGCCGTCAACGTGCAGACCGGGGCGTTACGCCGCCTCACCGATCGCTTTGGTCCCGATGCATCGCCCGCAGTATCGCCCGACGGGCAGCTCATCGCCTGGGTGGGATACGACGACCGCAAGCAGGGGTATCAGAACACCCTGCTCTACGTGATGAATCGCGACGGGTCCGGCAAGCGCGTCATCTCCACCAAGCTCGACAACAGCGTTTCCAGCCCGTCATGGAGCGCGGACAGCAAGGCGATCTATGGACAGGTGGATGAGCGCGGGACCACGAAGGTCATGCGCTTCATGCTCGATGGCACGCACACGGTCGTGGCGTCGAACCTCGGCGGTGGCACCAGCGCCTACAGTGGTGGCAGCTACTCGGTCTCGCGCACCGGGGTCGTCGCCTACTCAATGAGTACGCCGAACGTGCCGAGTGAGGTCGCGGTGGCCAGCAGTGCGTCTCCCGCGCCTCGTGTGGTCACCGCCCTCAACGCCAGCCTGCTGGCCGACCGCACGATCGGTGAGGTGGAGGAGATCTGGTACGAGTCCTCGAAGGACAAGCGGAAGATCCATGGCTGGATCATCAAGCCCCCGGGCTTCGACGCACGCCGCAAGTATCCCCTGATCCTTGAGATCCACGGCGGACCATTTGCCAACTACGGCGACCGCTTTGACGAGGAGAAGCAGTTGATGGCCGCCGCCGGCTTCGTGGTGTTGTACACCAATCCGCGCGGCAGCACGAGTTATGGCGAGGAGTTCGGCAATTTGATTCACCACGCCTACCCGGGCGATGATTTCCACGACCTCAACGCCGGCGTGGACGCGGTGATCGCGAAGGGGTACGTCGACGAGAAGAACCTCTTCGTCACTGGAGGGAGCGGCGGCGGGGTGCTCACCGCGTGGATGATCGGGCACACGGATCGTTTCCGCGCCGCGCTCGCATTCTACCCGGTGATCAACTGGGAGAGTTTCTCGCTGACGGCCGACATGGCGCCGAGTTCGGTGAACAACTGGTTTCCCGGCTTTCCCTGGGACCATCCCGAGAACTATGACAAGCGGTCACTGCTCTCGGTGGTGAAGAACGTGAAGACCCCGACGTTGATCATGACGGGCGAAGAGGACTATCGCACGCCGATGTCCGAGTCCGAGCAGTACTACAAGGCGCTCAAGATGCGGGGCGTCGAGTCAGTGCTGGTCCGCGTGCCGGAGGAACCGCACGGCATCCGCCGTCGTCCGAGTCACGAGGCGTCGAAGATCACGACGCTGAAGGGGTGGTTCGACAAGTACAAGGCGCCCGTGCAGTAGCCGTTCCGGTGCCCGGTGCCCCGGGCGCCGGATCGTGTACGCGCAGTGAGCCGCGTCCGGGGGGGGCGCGATGTCGTGTCCCTTCGATGGCGTCGGGTGAAACCTATGTGCGCCGCGCACGTAGTGCCGGCATGGCAACACTCCGCCCCATCGAATTCGAGATCCTCCTCTCCCTCGTCCGGGAGGAGCGACACGGCTACGCCATCATCCAGGATATCGCCGGGCGCAGCGGCGAAACGGTCGAGACGGGGACACTCTACCGCGCGCTGCAACGATTGACCGAGGGCGACCTCGCGCGCCCGGTCGCACAGCGGCGGTCCGGACCGGGGGACGACGAGCGTCGCCAGTACTACGCGATCACCTCGAGGGGTCGCCAAGCAGCGAGCGCGGAAGCCCGACGACTCTCGGCCCTCGTCGACGCCGCCCGGGACGCGCGACTGCTCCCGCGTGCCACATGACGCGCGCCTGGCAGGTCGCGTATCGCCTGGCCCTGTACGCGTTTCCCCGTGCGTTCCGGGCGCGCTGGGGGCAGGGGATGATCGACGCCTTCCGTGACGGGTGGCAGGCGAGGGAGGCGACAGCGCGCAGGGGATACGCCCTCCGCGAACTGCGCAGCGCGCTCGCTGCCGGCCTGCGCGAGAGACTACACACCGACACCCGGCAACTCCAGATGCTCCATCTCACAGACGTGCGATACGCCCTACGCCTGCTGACTCGCAGCCCCGGGTTTGCGCTGCTGACCGTCCTGGTACTCGCCGGTGGCCTGGGATTGAGCACGTTCACGTTCTCGTTCCTCTACACCGCCATGATCAAGCCGCTCCCGCTGGGCGACGGTGCCGAGATCGTGCGGCTGATGCGGGCCGATGGGGGGCGCCGGGCACCAATTGATGCGACGGACATCGTTCAGTTGCGCCAGTCGGTGAAGACCCTGCGGGAAGTCGCCCCGTATGTCGGGACCGAGGTGGTGCTGGGGATGCAGGGGGAACGCCGCGCCGTGGACGCGGCCGCGGTCGATGCGGGGATCTTCACCATCGCCCGCACGCCGGCGCGGTTGGGGCGCCACCTGCTGCCGTCCGACAATGCCGCCGGGGCAGAACCCGTGATCGTGCTGTCGCATCGCACCTGGGAGGTCGCGTTCGGCTCGGATCGCGGCGTGATCGACGACGTCGTCGACGTGAACGGCACACGCACGCGCGTCGTCGGGGTGATGCCCGAGGCGTTCGGCTTTCCCGTGGCCACCGAGGCCTGGATCCCGCTCGGTCCGCGGGAGCTGGCGCCGGCCGACACCGGCCTATCACTGCAGGTCGCGGCCCGGTTGGCGCCGGGGGCGAGTGCAGCCGATGCCACGGCGGAGGCGACGGCGATACTCCAACGATTGTCAGCAACGCTGGATACCACGCGCGGCCCGGGCGCGGTCCCGCGCACGGCGAGAGCCGAGTCGTTCCCGCAGGCGCAGTTCGGGGATGAGCGCACGCTCGTATTTGGGGTGCTGAACCTCGTGGCCGCGTTGATCCTCCTGCTTGCCCTTGTCAACGTCACCAACCTGCTGCTGGCCCGGGCCAATGAACGCGCACGCGAGACGGCGGTACGCATGGCCCTTGGTGCCAGCACCGCGCGACTGGTGATGCAGGGGATGTGGGAAACCATCATCCTGTGCGTGGTTGGCGGCGTGCTCGGTACGGCGGGCGCGGCGTGGGGGCTCAAGGCTATCACGCGCTGGACCCAGGAAAACCTCCAGGGCAACCTGGCCTTCTGGTGGGTGTGGCGTCCCGATGGGGTGACGATGCTCATTGCCGGCGTGTTCGTCACCGTGGCCGTGCTGGTCCTGTGCGTTGTGATGGCACGCCGCGCCACGCAGGTTAACGTGCGCGAGGTGATCCAGGATGGATCGGTGCGTGGGGGCTCACGTCGCGAGGGACGCACGGCCCGTGCGCTCGTGGTGACGCAGGTCGCCACCGTCACCCTGCTGATGTTCTTTGGGGTGCTCTCCGGCATCATGGCCCGGCGCCTCGCGCGCCTCGACCTGGGGTTCGACGCCACGTCGGTCATGCAGGTGACGGTGGATCCGGGCAGCAGTCGGTATCCCGATCGCGCGGCACGCCACGCCGTCATGGCGCGCATTCAGCAGGAACTCGCGCAAC is drawn from Gemmatimonadota bacterium and contains these coding sequences:
- a CDS encoding helix-turn-helix transcriptional regulator → MATLRPIEFEILLSLVREERHGYAIIQDIAGRSGETVETGTLYRALQRLTEGDLARPVAQRRSGPGDDERRQYYAITSRGRQAASAEARRLSALVDAARDARLLPRAT
- a CDS encoding ABC transporter permease → MTRAWQVAYRLALYAFPRAFRARWGQGMIDAFRDGWQAREATARRGYALRELRSALAAGLRERLHTDTRQLQMLHLTDVRYALRLLTRSPGFALLTVLVLAGGLGLSTFTFSFLYTAMIKPLPLGDGAEIVRLMRADGGRRAPIDATDIVQLRQSVKTLREVAPYVGTEVVLGMQGERRAVDAAAVDAGIFTIARTPARLGRHLLPSDNAAGAEPVIVLSHRTWEVAFGSDRGVIDDVVDVNGTRTRVVGVMPEAFGFPVATEAWIPLGPRELAPADTGLSLQVAARLAPGASAADATAEATAILQRLSATLDTTRGPGAVPRTARAESFPQAQFGDERTLVFGVLNLVAALILLLALVNVTNLLLARANERARETAVRMALGASTARLVMQGMWETIILCVVGGVLGTAGAAWGLKAITRWTQENLQGNLAFWWVWRPDGVTMLIAGVFVTVAVLVLCVVMARRATQVNVREVIQDGSVRGGSRREGRTARALVVTQVATVTLLMFFGVLSGIMARRLARLDLGFDATSVMQVTVDPGSSRYPDRAARHAVMARIQQELAQRPGVDGALLRTGLARPDVGGQVEARRGTAVTRAAAWVYAASGALDVAGPRLESGRAFTTADDTAQAPVVLVSRSLAKRLAPNASVEGLQVRLTSTGDTTQWRTIVGVVSDIPYGDPWARERSTDAAYIPTAQSVVDAAVGFLRVPRDLAAGREAIFEAFRRVDRELVPGQVTTYREVIEKTRLVTIGTTKLFAAAFAFALALAMVGSYGLMSRGIGLRTREIGVRRALGATESSVLRLLLGTGARQLGIGVVVALPLVVVVAAAFNHFSSVPVWGSPHGRLAGSLWPGVPPSWDRWGVAGTWSRRGCAGCFSTVVDACWPNGSSRRRSAMRRDGSSMVDTDAFTASWRLPRTPAVADWARSRRSPSVPGRLVVGRWAPR
- a CDS encoding gluconate 2-dehydrogenase subunit 3 family protein; its protein translation is MREADQQPGRSTSGTGVARRDVLRILAAAPLAVFAIACEDVDRAAQHASDSLAQAAKDGVPYVPQFYTATEFALARVLADRILPADERSGSASDAGVPEFLDFLMTAYPDMQEPMRKGLAWMDDATQSRFQKTFVACSPEEQSALLDEIAYPKRAADKVKDGVTFFSRFRDLTASGFWSSRIGVKDLQYLGNVPQTSWTGCPPEALAKLGVSYT
- a CDS encoding prolyl-tRNA synthetase associated domain-containing protein, giving the protein MDAESPIVTVPQAEVDRAICETLAQWGIAYTRFDHPPVFTCAEADVHVPSAADALQTKNLFLRDKKGGRHWLVITSCEKRVDIRALGDQLGVGRLSFGSPERLMKYLGVTPGAVTLLALAHPGAREVELVVDAAARDVPWRCHPMVNTATLVLDPAACAAFLARTGHVPGYHAIPELDASGS
- a CDS encoding S9 family peptidase translates to MRLFRSLLLGLAFALPVVVVAQARPLAPADIFALAYAADPQVSGDGQWVAYVRQWSDPSTDRRHSNIWLVKADGSDHRPLTGGTFTEHSPRWSPDGTRLLYISNRGGSPQLYVRYMSTGEAFPVTNTRQPPGSPVWSADGTQVAYLALVPKPPLVIGTPLTPPPGAQWAAPPKYTENLVFRFDGVGEVPTGFVHAFVVAATGGAPRQVTSGDFNHGGTPYGGGSLAWTPDGSELVLPARRGERPEWNARESDLFAVNVQTGALRRLTDRFGPDASPAVSPDGQLIAWVGYDDRKQGYQNTLLYVMNRDGSGKRVISTKLDNSVSSPSWSADSKAIYGQVDERGTTKVMRFMLDGTHTVVASNLGGGTSAYSGGSYSVSRTGVVAYSMSTPNVPSEVAVASSASPAPRVVTALNASLLADRTIGEVEEIWYESSKDKRKIHGWIIKPPGFDARRKYPLILEIHGGPFANYGDRFDEEKQLMAAAGFVVLYTNPRGSTSYGEEFGNLIHHAYPGDDFHDLNAGVDAVIAKGYVDEKNLFVTGGSGGGVLTAWMIGHTDRFRAALAFYPVINWESFSLTADMAPSSVNNWFPGFPWDHPENYDKRSLLSVVKNVKTPTLIMTGEEDYRTPMSESEQYYKALKMRGVESVLVRVPEEPHGIRRRPSHEASKITTLKGWFDKYKAPVQ